One segment of Chelmon rostratus isolate fCheRos1 chromosome 17, fCheRos1.pri, whole genome shotgun sequence DNA contains the following:
- the LOC121620491 gene encoding trinucleotide repeat-containing gene 6A protein-like isoform X1 gives MAPIRDSVSHSPNQTGLEHPVLDSQYEPSPWSSGSPCSSDSNSNWGKVLVDGSTDKPNNPSSANSSVWPPSSSSFSCSSSSSSSGCGSGSDPELASECMDADSSSSIGSEKNLAAVTTVMMMSANASSSVSSTASSPSSSMVTSAMMVGVSVNGDSNGNGRQVIGGGIGTIGGASNGNNNITGPSHYSVAGSSSIGSNNMGNHNNKPVNNSGVWGTQSGNNMVTTGGSTPCINGGLNPNTLNPNANHGAWPQNPTPSPVSQGQRPPQAQGMSSKLGLAPQQGPMLDWGSMAAPNNGSMMEDTEVNNGTSSSKVLGSSNSGNGGLQPTNLNTESNGPNNTMMMNTTTTTTTNATMTSSPPNSTASPQLSGDCSWGSMGGGNGGPLANGNPSSAPQHPQGELGGPGAFGTPWGATTYPGDKGHPNADTVNPQNPALMQAGNPQISSTAAYKSNNNHNNTGAPRWDQGPTNNPNQPQSNLSWGIGSNQIPGSAGQTPGNGNQTTMGPPAGIPRPWGSSASSSSSSSSSSSTSNNKMSNGEWGSTTPGNNNSDAGSHKGSSANNGWKSLEDDAMGMGGGGGGSHALGSVTGGWGRSGGSEGSGESSGGRSSLDREGSQPKGGNRRKGNPHNPHSAPVLPAVSRADLDPRVLSNTGWGQTPIRQNTAWDVTCTSNNQHQGPRGDERKHCGGGSGWGTTTPAAPSQTSGGWGGGPGSSGPGTGGSGWGDRTTSGWDSKGPASGGGGQSGWDDGSSYKGSSNTSNTWSNNKDDRSNTWTNAPKPQQGWGSNSGNGSEGWGNGGDGSRPGASNHWGENQKGAGSVGWDSDSDRSGSGCWSEPSRTNTSSSNTWVGSGGSNTPDQSTPNPSSNWGDSVHKSSPQINSQGWGEPMKNNHGAQNWGEPNPKPSSEWGKGPESNTSRGNQGPNKPTGWLGGPMPTVGQKEEVATGWEEPSPESIRRRMEIDDGTAAWGDPGQYSGGSVNMWNRTGQSDQEAVGPSSQHQSQPPHNSKHAPQPMQPIAQEKSCSSGWGEPYPQKESSTWGEPSSAPPVTVDNGTSAWGKPMDTSSSWDEPSRGEPSRGSRDSGSGWGSQHKSAPGPKPMETWCGEEVSMGNSWDQEEEVEIGMWSNSQQDSRSHEQNTWNYKHKGSYKMNKPVNKQDEPWMKPFINQFNSMNFSRDSSDDTMKTGAGMVQDKRMDMGSMGDFNGVMGKNPGSRHQLHKESAMDRSPYYDKNVNPMMGGSSVAQGRGGPQSQITPQPNLRNQVPPPILPSQVPPSLLKYPGGNGGLNPLFGPQQVAVLNQLNQLSQLNQLNQLQRLLLQQQQQQQQQQQQQKAQSQRVMPVGRQTEQTRPIGSSPSMMQPPRHLDPSLLKQAPPLKPYLDNYLSHNTPEMQKDAAALGSFSNFPLSLNSNLNVSLDMGVGGGSSGGGAVSYKEPPQSKLKKLWAADPLEQNSKSGAMSSGLRLEDPPFYDFLSPGPSPLSPPGQSMGSVGDGWPPRANSPPPHGNTVTWPPEFRPGEPWKGYPNIDPETDPYVTPGSVINNLSINTVRDTDHLRDRNNGPSSSLNTTMPSNSAWSSIRASSHSGSLTSTAQSTSARPSESKWSPGGGSVSNSSLAHELWKVPLPSKALSVAAPSRPPPGLTSQKPSSASSGWDSSALRLGGWGSSESRYTPGSSWGDSSSSGRTQWLVLKNLTPQIDGSTLRTLCMQHGPLITFHLNLPHGNAVVCYSSKDEAAKAQKSLHMCVLGNTTILAEFASEEEINRFFAQGQSLATPSSGWQAIGSSQSRMDQSHPFPSRAPEPNQWNSSDLHSSSLWGGPNYSSSLWGSPSGTEAGRISSPSPISSFLPVDHLTGGGDSM, from the exons ATGGCTCCCATTCGGGATTCCGTCAGCCACTCCCCTAATCAAACAG gtctggagCATCCTGTCTTGGACTCGCAGTATGAGCCTTCCCCCTGGTCCTCTGGCTCtccctgcagcagtgacagcaacaGCAACTGGGGCAAAGTCCTAGTGGACGGAAGCACCGACAAACCCAACAACCCTTCTTCAGCTAACTCTTCTGTCtggcctccctcctcctcttcattctcttgctcctcgtcttcttcctcttctggcTGCGGGTCAGGATCAGACCCTGAGTTGGCGTCAGAATGCATGGACGCAGACTCTAGCTCCTCGATCGGCTCAGAGAAAAACCTCGCCGCTGTGacaacagtgatgatgatgtcagcaaatgcttcttcctctgtgtcttctaCGGCTTCTTCCCCCTCCTCGTCTATGGTGACTTCTGCCATGATGGTCGGCGTTTCAGTGAATGGAGACAGCAACGGCAACGGTCGTCAAGTAATTGGTGGCGGGATCGGAACCATTGGCGGTGCAAGTAATGGAAATAATAACATCACCGGGCCCTCCCACTACTCCGTGGCAGGGTCCAGCAGTATTGGCAGCAATAACATGGGTAACCACAACAACAAGCCCGTCAATAATAGTGGTGTATGGGGCACCCAGTCAGGCAACAACATGGTCACCACCGGCGGAAGCACGCCCTGCATCAATGGAGGGTTAAACCCAAACACTTTAAACCCAAATGCCAACCACGGTGCCTGGCCGCAGAATCCAACCCCAAGCCCAGTGTCCCAGGGCCAACGTCCTCCACAGGCTCAGGGGATGAGTTCCAAACTGGGTCTAGCTCCCCAACAGGGTCCCATGCTGGACTGGGGTAGCATGGCAGCTCCAAACAACGGCAGTATGATGGAAGACACTGAGGTGAATAATGGTACATCAAGCAGCAAGGTGTTAGGAAGCAGCAACAGTGGAAATGGTGGCCTACAGCCCACCAACCTTAACACTGAATCAAATGGACCAAATAACACTATGATGAtgaatactactactactactactactaatgcCACAATGACCTCTAGTCCACCAAACTCTACAGCCTCACCCCAGCTCAGTGGGGATTGTTCCTGGGGCTCTATGGGAGGAGGGAATGGGGGTCCGCTGGCCAATGGAAACCCCTCATCAGCCCCCCAGCACCCCCAAGGAGAGCTGGGAGGTCCTGGGGCCTTCGGTACGCCTTGGGGCGCAACTACCTACCCTGGAGACAAGGGCcacccaaatgcagacactgTGAACCCCCAAAACCCTGCCTTAATGCAGGCTGGGAACCCCCAAATCTCCTCTACTGCTGCTTACAAGAGTAATAATAACCACAATAACACTGGGGCCCCACGCTGGGACCAGGGGCCCACCAATAACCCAAACCAGCCCCAGAGTAACTTGTCCTGGGGTATTGGCTCAAATCAGATCCCAGGCTCTGCAGGCCAAACACCAGGAAATGGCAACCAAACTACGATGGGTCCTCCAGCAGGGATACCTCGTCCCTGGGGGAGCAGcgcgtcttcttcttcctcgtcCTCATCGTCCTCTTCCACATCTAACAACAAGATGTCAAATGGAGAATGGGGATCAACAACTCCTGGTAACAACAATTCGGATGCTGGAAGTCATAAAGGAAGCTCTGCCAACAATGGCTGGAAGAGCCTGGAGGATGACGCCATGGGCatgggaggtggaggaggtggaagcCATGCCTTGGGTAGTGTCACTGGAGGCTGGGGGCGCTCTGGAGGAAGCGAGGGAAGTGGAGAGAGTTCTGGCGGCCGATCCAGCTTAGACAGAGAAGGCAGCCAGCCAAAAGGGGGAAACCGCAGAAAAGGTAACCCCCATAACCCCCATTCTGCACCAGTACTGCCAGCTGTGTCCCGGGCCGATTTGGACCCGAGGGTTCTGTCCAACACTGGATGGGGACAGACACCCATACGGCAGAACACCGCCTGGGATGTCACTTGTACTTCTAACAATCAGCACCAGGGTCCCAGAGGAGACGAAAGAAAGCACTGTGGCGGAGGCTCCGGCTGGGGCACAACAACACCGGCAGCTCCCTCCCAGACCTCTGGAG GTTGGGGGGGTGGGCCGGGCAGCTCAGGCCCAGGTACAGGAGGATCTGGCTGGGGAGACCGAACAACCTCTGGGTGGGACAGCAAAGGCCCAgcgagtggaggaggagggcagagtGGCTGGGATGATGGATCCAGCTACAAGGGGAGCAGCAACACCAGTAACACCTGGAGCAATAACAAAGATGACAG GTCCAATACATGGACTAATGCACCCAAACCGCAGCAGGGGTGGGGTTCCAATAGTGGAAATGGAAGTGAAGGCTGGGGTAATGGTGGAGATGGTTCCCGACCAGGGGCCAGCAACCACTGGGGGGAGAACCAAAAAGGTGCAGGCTCAGTGGGCTGGGACAGCGACAGCGACCGGTCTGGCTCTGGATGTTGGAGTGAGCCTAGCCGaaccaacaccagcagcagcaacacctgGGTAGGGAGTGGAGGATCAAATACTCCAGACCAAAGCACTCCAAACCCAAGTTCCAACTGGGGCGACTCAGTCCACAAATCCAGTCCTCAGATTAACAGCCAGGGCTGGGGTGAGCCTATGAAGAACAACCACGGAGCCCAGAACTGGGGTGAGCCGAATCCCAAGCCCTCCAGCGAGTGGGGAAAAGGTCCTGAATCCAACACGTCCAGAGGCAATCAAGGCCCTAACAAGCCCACAG GCTGGCTCGGAGGCCCCATGCCCACAGTGGGTCAGAAGGAGGAAGTGGCAACTGGGTGGGAAGAGCCTTCTCCAGAGTCCATTCGTCGGAGGATGGAGATCGATGATGGGACAGCAGCTTGGGGAGACCCTG GCCAATACAGCGGTGGATCTGTCAACATGTGGAACAGGACTGGCCAATCAGACCAGGAGGCCGTAGGCCCATCCTCTCAGCACCAGTCCCAACCACCACATAACTCGAAGCATGCGCCTCAGCCCATGCAGCCTATTGCCCaggaaaaaagctgcagttctg GTTGGGGTGAGCCTTACCCCCAGAAGGAGTCCTCGACATGGGGGGAGCCTTCCAGTGCTCCACCTGTGACAGTGGACAACGGGACGTCTGCCTGGGGGAAGCCAATGGACACCAGCTCCAGCTGGGATGAACCCAGCAGGGGTGAACCCAGCAGGGGAAGCAGAGATTCTGGCTCTGGATGGGGCAGCCAGCATAAGTCTG CTCCAGGTCCCAAGCCCATGGAGACATGGTGTGGTGAGGAGGTGTCCATGGGCAATAGCTGGGaccaggaagaggaggtggagattgGCATGTGGAGCAACAGCCAGCAAGACAGCCGGTCCCATGAACAAAACACCTGGAACTACAAGCATAAAGGCTCCTACAAG ATGAACAAACCAGTCAATAAACAGGACGAACCCTGGATGAAACCCTTCATCAACCAGTTCAACAGCATGAACTTCTCT AGAGACTCTTCCGACGACACCATGAAGACAGGAGCAGGGATGGTGCAGGACAAGCGCATGGACATGGGCAGTATGGGAGACTTCAATGGAGTAATGGGGAAGAACCCTGGGTCTCGACACCAGCTCCACAAGGAGTCTGCCATGGATCGCAGCCCTTATTATGACAAG AATGTAAACCCTATGATGGGTGGCAGCAGCGTAGCACAGGGCCGAGGCGGCCCCCAGTCCCAGATCACCCCCCAACCCAACCTTCGTAACCAAGTGCCTCCACCCATCCTGCCCTCTCAG gtCCCTCCATCCCTGTTGAAGTACCCAGGCGGTAACGGAGGTCTGAACCCTCTGTTTGGCCCTCAGCAGGTGGCTGTGCTCAACCAACTCAACCAGCTGTCACAGCTCAACCAGCTCAACCAGTTACAG CGTCTCCtccttcaacagcagcagcagcagcagcaacagcagcagcagcagaaggctCAGAGCCAGAGAGTCATGCCTGTGGGACGACAGactgaacag ACACGTCCTATTGGTTCGTCTCCATCAATGATGCAGCCCCCACGGCATCTGGACCCCTCCCTGCTGAAACAGGCCCCACCCCTCAAACCGTACCTGGATAACTACTTGTCCCACAATACCCCTGAGATGCAGAaggatgctgctgctcttgGATCCTTCAGCAACTTCCCTTTAA GCTTGAACTCTAACCTGAATGTATCCCTGGACATGGGGGTTGGTGGGGGTAGTAGTGGTGGCGGAGCTGTGAGCTACAAAGAGCCTCCCCAGTCCAAACTGAAGAAACTTTGGGCTGCTGACCCTCTGGAGCAGAACAGCAAATCTG GTGCTATGTCATCTGGGCTGCGTCTGGAGGACCCTCCCTTCTatgacttcctgtctcctgGCCCATCTCCCCTGAGTCCTCCCGGCCAATCAATGGGCTCAGTGGGCGACGGCTGGCCACCCCGTGCCAACTCTCCCCCGCCCCATGGAAACACTGTCACCTGGCCCCCAG AGTTCCGGCCCGGGGAGCCTTGGAAAGGTTACCCCAACATTGACCCTGAGACTGACCCTTATGTGACCCCCGGCAGTGTCATCAACAACCTCTCCATCAACACCGTCCGCGACACAGACCACCTCAGGGACAGGAACAACG GGCCATCCTCATCACTGAACACCACGATGCCTTCTAACAGTGCCTGGTCATCCATTCGTGCCTCCAGCCACAGCGGTTCCCTCACCAGTACAGCACAAAGCACTTCAG CCAGACCCAGTGAGTCAAAGTGGTCTCCAGGTGGCGGTTCTGTGTCCAACTCCTCCCTGGCCCATGAGCTGTGGAAGGTCCCCCTGCCTTCCAAGGCGCTGTCTGTGGCAGCCCCCTCAAGACCACCACCCGGCCTCACCAGCCAGAAGCCCAGCTCTGCCTCCTCCGGCTGGGACAGCTCTGCCCTGAGGCTGGGAGGGTGGGGCTCCTCTGAGTCTAGATACACACCTG GTTCCAGCTGGggcgacagcagcagctcagggaGAACCCAATGGCTTGTTCTGAAAAATCTCACACCTCAG atTGACGGCTCTACCCTGAGGACTTTGTGCATGCAGCATGGCCCTCTGATCACATTCCACCTCAACCTGCCGCACGGTAATGCTGTGGTATGCTACAGCTCCAAGGATGAGGCCGCCAAGGCCCAGAAGAGCCTGCACAT GTGTGTTTTGGGGAACACTACTATTCTGGCTGAGTTTGCCAGCGAGGAGGAAATCAACCGTTTCTTTGCACAAGGGCAGTCATTGGCCACTCCCTCCTCTGGCTGGCAGGCCATTGGCTCCTCTCAGAGCAGAATGGATCAGTCTCACCCCTTTCCCAGCCGCGCTCCTGAACCGAACCAGTGGAACAGCAGCGATCTCCACAGCTCCTCCCTCTGGGGTGGGCCCAACTATTCCAGTAGCCTGTGGGGGAGCCCCAGTGGCACCGAGGCGGGGAGGATCAGCAGCCCGTCTCCAATCAGCTCCTTCCTCCCGGTGGATCACCTGACAGGAGGAGGGGACTCCATGTGA
- the LOC121620491 gene encoding trinucleotide repeat-containing gene 6A protein-like isoform X2 codes for MDADSSSSIGSEKNLAAVTTVMMMSANASSSVSSTASSPSSSMVTSAMMVGVSVNGDSNGNGRQVIGGGIGTIGGASNGNNNITGPSHYSVAGSSSIGSNNMGNHNNKPVNNSGVWGTQSGNNMVTTGGSTPCINGGLNPNTLNPNANHGAWPQNPTPSPVSQGQRPPQAQGMSSKLGLAPQQGPMLDWGSMAAPNNGSMMEDTEVNNGTSSSKVLGSSNSGNGGLQPTNLNTESNGPNNTMMMNTTTTTTTNATMTSSPPNSTASPQLSGDCSWGSMGGGNGGPLANGNPSSAPQHPQGELGGPGAFGTPWGATTYPGDKGHPNADTVNPQNPALMQAGNPQISSTAAYKSNNNHNNTGAPRWDQGPTNNPNQPQSNLSWGIGSNQIPGSAGQTPGNGNQTTMGPPAGIPRPWGSSASSSSSSSSSSSTSNNKMSNGEWGSTTPGNNNSDAGSHKGSSANNGWKSLEDDAMGMGGGGGGSHALGSVTGGWGRSGGSEGSGESSGGRSSLDREGSQPKGGNRRKGNPHNPHSAPVLPAVSRADLDPRVLSNTGWGQTPIRQNTAWDVTCTSNNQHQGPRGDERKHCGGGSGWGTTTPAAPSQTSGGWGGGPGSSGPGTGGSGWGDRTTSGWDSKGPASGGGGQSGWDDGSSYKGSSNTSNTWSNNKDDRSNTWTNAPKPQQGWGSNSGNGSEGWGNGGDGSRPGASNHWGENQKGAGSVGWDSDSDRSGSGCWSEPSRTNTSSSNTWVGSGGSNTPDQSTPNPSSNWGDSVHKSSPQINSQGWGEPMKNNHGAQNWGEPNPKPSSEWGKGPESNTSRGNQGPNKPTGWLGGPMPTVGQKEEVATGWEEPSPESIRRRMEIDDGTAAWGDPGQYSGGSVNMWNRTGQSDQEAVGPSSQHQSQPPHNSKHAPQPMQPIAQEKSCSSGWGEPYPQKESSTWGEPSSAPPVTVDNGTSAWGKPMDTSSSWDEPSRGEPSRGSRDSGSGWGSQHKSAPGPKPMETWCGEEVSMGNSWDQEEEVEIGMWSNSQQDSRSHEQNTWNYKHKGSYKMNKPVNKQDEPWMKPFINQFNSMNFSRDSSDDTMKTGAGMVQDKRMDMGSMGDFNGVMGKNPGSRHQLHKESAMDRSPYYDKNVNPMMGGSSVAQGRGGPQSQITPQPNLRNQVPPPILPSQVPPSLLKYPGGNGGLNPLFGPQQVAVLNQLNQLSQLNQLNQLQRLLLQQQQQQQQQQQQQKAQSQRVMPVGRQTEQTRPIGSSPSMMQPPRHLDPSLLKQAPPLKPYLDNYLSHNTPEMQKDAAALGSFSNFPLSLNSNLNVSLDMGVGGGSSGGGAVSYKEPPQSKLKKLWAADPLEQNSKSGAMSSGLRLEDPPFYDFLSPGPSPLSPPGQSMGSVGDGWPPRANSPPPHGNTVTWPPEFRPGEPWKGYPNIDPETDPYVTPGSVINNLSINTVRDTDHLRDRNNGPSSSLNTTMPSNSAWSSIRASSHSGSLTSTAQSTSARPSESKWSPGGGSVSNSSLAHELWKVPLPSKALSVAAPSRPPPGLTSQKPSSASSGWDSSALRLGGWGSSESRYTPGSSWGDSSSSGRTQWLVLKNLTPQIDGSTLRTLCMQHGPLITFHLNLPHGNAVVCYSSKDEAAKAQKSLHMCVLGNTTILAEFASEEEINRFFAQGQSLATPSSGWQAIGSSQSRMDQSHPFPSRAPEPNQWNSSDLHSSSLWGGPNYSSSLWGSPSGTEAGRISSPSPISSFLPVDHLTGGGDSM; via the exons ATGGACGCAGACTCTAGCTCCTCGATCGGCTCAGAGAAAAACCTCGCCGCTGTGacaacagtgatgatgatgtcagcaaatgcttcttcctctgtgtcttctaCGGCTTCTTCCCCCTCCTCGTCTATGGTGACTTCTGCCATGATGGTCGGCGTTTCAGTGAATGGAGACAGCAACGGCAACGGTCGTCAAGTAATTGGTGGCGGGATCGGAACCATTGGCGGTGCAAGTAATGGAAATAATAACATCACCGGGCCCTCCCACTACTCCGTGGCAGGGTCCAGCAGTATTGGCAGCAATAACATGGGTAACCACAACAACAAGCCCGTCAATAATAGTGGTGTATGGGGCACCCAGTCAGGCAACAACATGGTCACCACCGGCGGAAGCACGCCCTGCATCAATGGAGGGTTAAACCCAAACACTTTAAACCCAAATGCCAACCACGGTGCCTGGCCGCAGAATCCAACCCCAAGCCCAGTGTCCCAGGGCCAACGTCCTCCACAGGCTCAGGGGATGAGTTCCAAACTGGGTCTAGCTCCCCAACAGGGTCCCATGCTGGACTGGGGTAGCATGGCAGCTCCAAACAACGGCAGTATGATGGAAGACACTGAGGTGAATAATGGTACATCAAGCAGCAAGGTGTTAGGAAGCAGCAACAGTGGAAATGGTGGCCTACAGCCCACCAACCTTAACACTGAATCAAATGGACCAAATAACACTATGATGAtgaatactactactactactactactaatgcCACAATGACCTCTAGTCCACCAAACTCTACAGCCTCACCCCAGCTCAGTGGGGATTGTTCCTGGGGCTCTATGGGAGGAGGGAATGGGGGTCCGCTGGCCAATGGAAACCCCTCATCAGCCCCCCAGCACCCCCAAGGAGAGCTGGGAGGTCCTGGGGCCTTCGGTACGCCTTGGGGCGCAACTACCTACCCTGGAGACAAGGGCcacccaaatgcagacactgTGAACCCCCAAAACCCTGCCTTAATGCAGGCTGGGAACCCCCAAATCTCCTCTACTGCTGCTTACAAGAGTAATAATAACCACAATAACACTGGGGCCCCACGCTGGGACCAGGGGCCCACCAATAACCCAAACCAGCCCCAGAGTAACTTGTCCTGGGGTATTGGCTCAAATCAGATCCCAGGCTCTGCAGGCCAAACACCAGGAAATGGCAACCAAACTACGATGGGTCCTCCAGCAGGGATACCTCGTCCCTGGGGGAGCAGcgcgtcttcttcttcctcgtcCTCATCGTCCTCTTCCACATCTAACAACAAGATGTCAAATGGAGAATGGGGATCAACAACTCCTGGTAACAACAATTCGGATGCTGGAAGTCATAAAGGAAGCTCTGCCAACAATGGCTGGAAGAGCCTGGAGGATGACGCCATGGGCatgggaggtggaggaggtggaagcCATGCCTTGGGTAGTGTCACTGGAGGCTGGGGGCGCTCTGGAGGAAGCGAGGGAAGTGGAGAGAGTTCTGGCGGCCGATCCAGCTTAGACAGAGAAGGCAGCCAGCCAAAAGGGGGAAACCGCAGAAAAGGTAACCCCCATAACCCCCATTCTGCACCAGTACTGCCAGCTGTGTCCCGGGCCGATTTGGACCCGAGGGTTCTGTCCAACACTGGATGGGGACAGACACCCATACGGCAGAACACCGCCTGGGATGTCACTTGTACTTCTAACAATCAGCACCAGGGTCCCAGAGGAGACGAAAGAAAGCACTGTGGCGGAGGCTCCGGCTGGGGCACAACAACACCGGCAGCTCCCTCCCAGACCTCTGGAG GTTGGGGGGGTGGGCCGGGCAGCTCAGGCCCAGGTACAGGAGGATCTGGCTGGGGAGACCGAACAACCTCTGGGTGGGACAGCAAAGGCCCAgcgagtggaggaggagggcagagtGGCTGGGATGATGGATCCAGCTACAAGGGGAGCAGCAACACCAGTAACACCTGGAGCAATAACAAAGATGACAG GTCCAATACATGGACTAATGCACCCAAACCGCAGCAGGGGTGGGGTTCCAATAGTGGAAATGGAAGTGAAGGCTGGGGTAATGGTGGAGATGGTTCCCGACCAGGGGCCAGCAACCACTGGGGGGAGAACCAAAAAGGTGCAGGCTCAGTGGGCTGGGACAGCGACAGCGACCGGTCTGGCTCTGGATGTTGGAGTGAGCCTAGCCGaaccaacaccagcagcagcaacacctgGGTAGGGAGTGGAGGATCAAATACTCCAGACCAAAGCACTCCAAACCCAAGTTCCAACTGGGGCGACTCAGTCCACAAATCCAGTCCTCAGATTAACAGCCAGGGCTGGGGTGAGCCTATGAAGAACAACCACGGAGCCCAGAACTGGGGTGAGCCGAATCCCAAGCCCTCCAGCGAGTGGGGAAAAGGTCCTGAATCCAACACGTCCAGAGGCAATCAAGGCCCTAACAAGCCCACAG GCTGGCTCGGAGGCCCCATGCCCACAGTGGGTCAGAAGGAGGAAGTGGCAACTGGGTGGGAAGAGCCTTCTCCAGAGTCCATTCGTCGGAGGATGGAGATCGATGATGGGACAGCAGCTTGGGGAGACCCTG GCCAATACAGCGGTGGATCTGTCAACATGTGGAACAGGACTGGCCAATCAGACCAGGAGGCCGTAGGCCCATCCTCTCAGCACCAGTCCCAACCACCACATAACTCGAAGCATGCGCCTCAGCCCATGCAGCCTATTGCCCaggaaaaaagctgcagttctg GTTGGGGTGAGCCTTACCCCCAGAAGGAGTCCTCGACATGGGGGGAGCCTTCCAGTGCTCCACCTGTGACAGTGGACAACGGGACGTCTGCCTGGGGGAAGCCAATGGACACCAGCTCCAGCTGGGATGAACCCAGCAGGGGTGAACCCAGCAGGGGAAGCAGAGATTCTGGCTCTGGATGGGGCAGCCAGCATAAGTCTG CTCCAGGTCCCAAGCCCATGGAGACATGGTGTGGTGAGGAGGTGTCCATGGGCAATAGCTGGGaccaggaagaggaggtggagattgGCATGTGGAGCAACAGCCAGCAAGACAGCCGGTCCCATGAACAAAACACCTGGAACTACAAGCATAAAGGCTCCTACAAG ATGAACAAACCAGTCAATAAACAGGACGAACCCTGGATGAAACCCTTCATCAACCAGTTCAACAGCATGAACTTCTCT AGAGACTCTTCCGACGACACCATGAAGACAGGAGCAGGGATGGTGCAGGACAAGCGCATGGACATGGGCAGTATGGGAGACTTCAATGGAGTAATGGGGAAGAACCCTGGGTCTCGACACCAGCTCCACAAGGAGTCTGCCATGGATCGCAGCCCTTATTATGACAAG AATGTAAACCCTATGATGGGTGGCAGCAGCGTAGCACAGGGCCGAGGCGGCCCCCAGTCCCAGATCACCCCCCAACCCAACCTTCGTAACCAAGTGCCTCCACCCATCCTGCCCTCTCAG gtCCCTCCATCCCTGTTGAAGTACCCAGGCGGTAACGGAGGTCTGAACCCTCTGTTTGGCCCTCAGCAGGTGGCTGTGCTCAACCAACTCAACCAGCTGTCACAGCTCAACCAGCTCAACCAGTTACAG CGTCTCCtccttcaacagcagcagcagcagcagcaacagcagcagcagcagaaggctCAGAGCCAGAGAGTCATGCCTGTGGGACGACAGactgaacag ACACGTCCTATTGGTTCGTCTCCATCAATGATGCAGCCCCCACGGCATCTGGACCCCTCCCTGCTGAAACAGGCCCCACCCCTCAAACCGTACCTGGATAACTACTTGTCCCACAATACCCCTGAGATGCAGAaggatgctgctgctcttgGATCCTTCAGCAACTTCCCTTTAA GCTTGAACTCTAACCTGAATGTATCCCTGGACATGGGGGTTGGTGGGGGTAGTAGTGGTGGCGGAGCTGTGAGCTACAAAGAGCCTCCCCAGTCCAAACTGAAGAAACTTTGGGCTGCTGACCCTCTGGAGCAGAACAGCAAATCTG GTGCTATGTCATCTGGGCTGCGTCTGGAGGACCCTCCCTTCTatgacttcctgtctcctgGCCCATCTCCCCTGAGTCCTCCCGGCCAATCAATGGGCTCAGTGGGCGACGGCTGGCCACCCCGTGCCAACTCTCCCCCGCCCCATGGAAACACTGTCACCTGGCCCCCAG AGTTCCGGCCCGGGGAGCCTTGGAAAGGTTACCCCAACATTGACCCTGAGACTGACCCTTATGTGACCCCCGGCAGTGTCATCAACAACCTCTCCATCAACACCGTCCGCGACACAGACCACCTCAGGGACAGGAACAACG GGCCATCCTCATCACTGAACACCACGATGCCTTCTAACAGTGCCTGGTCATCCATTCGTGCCTCCAGCCACAGCGGTTCCCTCACCAGTACAGCACAAAGCACTTCAG CCAGACCCAGTGAGTCAAAGTGGTCTCCAGGTGGCGGTTCTGTGTCCAACTCCTCCCTGGCCCATGAGCTGTGGAAGGTCCCCCTGCCTTCCAAGGCGCTGTCTGTGGCAGCCCCCTCAAGACCACCACCCGGCCTCACCAGCCAGAAGCCCAGCTCTGCCTCCTCCGGCTGGGACAGCTCTGCCCTGAGGCTGGGAGGGTGGGGCTCCTCTGAGTCTAGATACACACCTG GTTCCAGCTGGggcgacagcagcagctcagggaGAACCCAATGGCTTGTTCTGAAAAATCTCACACCTCAG atTGACGGCTCTACCCTGAGGACTTTGTGCATGCAGCATGGCCCTCTGATCACATTCCACCTCAACCTGCCGCACGGTAATGCTGTGGTATGCTACAGCTCCAAGGATGAGGCCGCCAAGGCCCAGAAGAGCCTGCACAT GTGTGTTTTGGGGAACACTACTATTCTGGCTGAGTTTGCCAGCGAGGAGGAAATCAACCGTTTCTTTGCACAAGGGCAGTCATTGGCCACTCCCTCCTCTGGCTGGCAGGCCATTGGCTCCTCTCAGAGCAGAATGGATCAGTCTCACCCCTTTCCCAGCCGCGCTCCTGAACCGAACCAGTGGAACAGCAGCGATCTCCACAGCTCCTCCCTCTGGGGTGGGCCCAACTATTCCAGTAGCCTGTGGGGGAGCCCCAGTGGCACCGAGGCGGGGAGGATCAGCAGCCCGTCTCCAATCAGCTCCTTCCTCCCGGTGGATCACCTGACAGGAGGAGGGGACTCCATGTGA